A stretch of Capsicum annuum cultivar UCD-10X-F1 unplaced genomic scaffold, UCD10Xv1.1 ctg5501, whole genome shotgun sequence DNA encodes these proteins:
- the LOC107871647 gene encoding protein AGENET DOMAIN (AGD)-CONTAINING P1-like, which translates to MASINEGKNYSEEDHQSRIAKISRTVKRIAFKKQETTKTFQKGDDVEVASQEYGFIGSYYKATIISSIDNNKYWVKYTSLLTDDESAPLKGVVTASELRPLPPEQYETMSEKEFFLYDMVDVFANDGWWFGIISGIIGQEYYVYFPTTTDNIAYPSNVLRFHQEWLNEKWILL; encoded by the coding sequence ATGGCTTCAATCAACGAAGGAAAAAATTATTCAGAGGAAGACCACCAATCAAGAATAGCTAAAATATCAAGGACAGTTAAAAGAATTGCATTCAAGAagcaagaaacaacaaaaacattCCAAAAAGGTGATGATGTTGAAGTAGCAAGTCAAGAATATGGATTCATAGGTTCTTATTACAAAGCAACTATTATTTCTTCTATTGACAATAACAAATACTGGGTCAAGTACACGTCTCTTTTGACTGATGATGAATCCGCACCATTGAAAGGAGTTGTTACTGCTTCTGAGCTCCGCCCTCTTCCTCCTGAACAATATGAGACTATGTctgaaaaagaattttttttgtatgatATGGTTGATGTATTTGCCAATGATGGATGGTGGTTTGGAATCATCAGTGGCATCATTGGACAGGAGTACTATGTCTATTTCCCAACTACTACAGATAATATTGCATATCCTTCTAATGTGTTGAGATTTCATCAAGAATGGTTGAATGAAAAATGGATACTACTGTAG